The following are from one region of the Leucobacter sp. Psy1 genome:
- a CDS encoding amidohydrolase has product MPDLVILGAAVWAPERGPHTAVAVTDGRITAVGDDDGIDALAGPGTERLYADGAALLPGFNDAHIHVLAGGLGLISCDLDSEHSLEGYERLIRDYGDTHAGEWVVGAGWFGDVFPGGFPDRAVLDRLVPDRPAVFTSHDAHGVWVNSRALELAGIDRSTADPAAGRIVRDAAGDATGMLMESAGELVTSLIPPHRPEDLRRAMLTAQEHLFSLGVTAWHDAILGRYLTLPDCVPTYIETIGDGSLRGRVTGSVWWPAGAGLEALDGVLGTIRECRESGFAVDSVKIMQDGICENCTGALLAPYTGVEPETSGESVIPPALLAEIVTSLDAEGLRVHFHGVGDRAVRECLDAVAEARQRNGAGMPHQIAHIDVADPADIPRFAALGVTANLQPLWARADQEILERKLPLLGEDRARWHFPFGSLERAGAHLAMGSDWPVTSPDPLWGIYTACTRTAPPADMHARNPESREPMTPSERLNLDTAVRAYTLGAAEIAGVADRRGRIDVGQDADLVLLSGPLIEAEDLASLHIARTILGGDTVYRSTRD; this is encoded by the coding sequence GTGCCGGATCTCGTGATCCTCGGCGCCGCCGTCTGGGCGCCGGAGCGCGGGCCGCACACCGCCGTCGCGGTAACCGACGGTCGGATCACAGCGGTCGGCGACGACGACGGCATCGACGCACTCGCCGGACCAGGGACCGAGCGCCTCTACGCCGATGGGGCGGCGCTGCTGCCGGGGTTCAACGACGCGCACATCCACGTGCTCGCCGGCGGGCTCGGCCTCATCAGCTGCGACCTCGACAGCGAGCACTCTCTGGAGGGGTACGAGCGACTCATCCGCGACTACGGGGACACCCACGCGGGGGAGTGGGTGGTCGGAGCCGGCTGGTTCGGCGACGTCTTCCCCGGAGGCTTTCCGGATCGCGCCGTGCTGGATCGGCTCGTCCCCGATCGGCCCGCCGTTTTCACGAGCCACGACGCGCACGGGGTCTGGGTCAACAGCCGTGCCCTCGAACTCGCGGGCATCGACCGGAGCACTGCCGACCCCGCTGCAGGCAGGATCGTGCGCGACGCCGCGGGCGACGCGACGGGCATGCTTATGGAGTCCGCGGGCGAACTCGTCACGAGTCTCATCCCGCCGCACCGTCCCGAAGACCTCCGACGGGCCATGCTCACTGCGCAGGAGCACCTCTTCTCGCTCGGGGTCACCGCATGGCACGACGCGATCCTCGGTCGCTACCTCACCCTGCCCGACTGCGTGCCCACCTACATCGAGACGATCGGCGACGGGTCGCTCCGCGGCCGGGTCACCGGTTCCGTGTGGTGGCCCGCCGGTGCCGGACTCGAGGCGCTCGACGGGGTGCTCGGCACGATCCGCGAGTGCCGCGAGTCCGGATTCGCAGTGGACAGCGTGAAGATCATGCAGGACGGCATCTGCGAGAACTGCACGGGCGCCCTCCTCGCACCGTACACCGGCGTCGAGCCTGAGACGTCGGGGGAGTCCGTGATCCCTCCCGCTCTGCTCGCCGAGATCGTGACCTCGCTCGACGCGGAGGGTTTGCGCGTCCACTTCCATGGTGTCGGCGACCGTGCGGTACGCGAGTGCCTCGACGCCGTGGCCGAGGCACGTCAGCGGAACGGCGCAGGCATGCCGCACCAGATCGCCCACATCGACGTCGCCGATCCGGCGGACATTCCGCGCTTCGCCGCACTGGGTGTGACGGCGAACCTGCAGCCGCTCTGGGCTCGCGCCGACCAGGAGATACTGGAGCGGAAGCTTCCGCTGCTCGGTGAAGATCGTGCGCGCTGGCACTTCCCGTTCGGGTCGCTCGAACGTGCGGGCGCTCACCTCGCGATGGGCAGCGACTGGCCGGTCACGAGCCCCGACCCGCTGTGGGGCATCTACACCGCCTGCACCCGCACGGCGCCTCCCGCCGATATGCACGCCCGCAATCCGGAGTCGCGCGAACCGATGACGCCCTCCGAGCGGCTGAACCTCGATACCGCCGTGCGCGCCTACACCCTCGGCGCGGCGGAGATCGCCGGCGTCGCCGACCGCCGAGGGCGCATCGATGTCGGGCAGGACGCCGACCTCGTGCTGCTCAGTGGTCCTCTCATCGAGGCCGAGGATCTCGCCTCCCTGCACATTGCCAGGACCATTCTCGGCGGTGACACCGTGTACCGCTCCACCCGCGACTGA
- a CDS encoding aspartate aminotransferase family protein: protein MTDNGTLEELAKRHLVMNFTPAGKYREDELPIYVRGEHCSVFDEHGKRYFDGLAGLFCVQLGYTHGAEVGDAVREQLADLPFQTTWSVAHPPAAKLAAKIAELAPGDLNRVFFASGGGESNEAAIKLARQYHQTRGDHARRKFIARRVAYHGTSFGAMSLNGMTGVRAMFEPLMSGVRHTHNTKRYRRPEAETEEQFTAFLLGELESLIVQEGADTVAAIIMEPMQNAGGSLTPPKGYFAGVREICDKYGILLIADEVITGYGRLGAWFGSEFYGFQPDMLVFAKGIASAYMPLGGVVASDHVIDTVLDGPVGMFNHALTYGGHPAACAAALKNLEIMEREGVVQNVAELSPYLAEKLGEIRDNFAFVGDLRGEGFHRSFELVTNRESKRWDSERVSADDFVGEHLNPALGEVGLLARVAIDAEGNPLVQFSPPLVMTRDDIDELADLIDRAFSAAATSAGI, encoded by the coding sequence ATGACTGACAACGGCACCCTCGAGGAGCTGGCGAAGCGCCACCTCGTCATGAACTTCACCCCCGCGGGCAAGTACCGTGAGGACGAACTGCCGATCTACGTGCGCGGGGAGCACTGCTCCGTGTTCGATGAGCACGGCAAGCGCTACTTCGACGGCCTCGCCGGCCTCTTCTGCGTGCAGCTCGGCTACACCCACGGCGCCGAGGTCGGCGATGCGGTGCGCGAGCAGCTCGCGGACCTGCCGTTCCAGACGACGTGGAGCGTGGCGCACCCGCCGGCGGCGAAGCTCGCCGCGAAGATCGCGGAGCTCGCGCCCGGCGACCTGAACCGCGTGTTCTTCGCGTCGGGCGGCGGCGAGTCGAACGAGGCCGCCATCAAGCTCGCGCGCCAGTATCACCAGACCCGCGGTGACCACGCGCGCCGCAAGTTCATCGCCCGTCGCGTCGCGTACCACGGCACCAGCTTCGGGGCCATGTCGCTGAACGGCATGACGGGCGTGCGCGCCATGTTCGAGCCGCTCATGTCGGGAGTGCGCCACACGCACAACACCAAGCGCTACCGTCGCCCCGAGGCGGAGACGGAGGAGCAGTTCACCGCGTTCCTGCTCGGCGAGCTCGAGTCGCTCATCGTGCAGGAGGGTGCCGACACTGTCGCGGCGATCATCATGGAGCCGATGCAGAACGCCGGCGGCAGCCTGACGCCGCCGAAGGGTTACTTCGCCGGCGTCCGCGAGATCTGCGACAAGTACGGCATCCTGCTCATCGCCGACGAGGTCATCACCGGCTACGGGCGCCTCGGCGCCTGGTTCGGCTCCGAGTTCTACGGCTTCCAGCCCGACATGCTCGTCTTCGCGAAGGGCATCGCCTCCGCCTACATGCCGCTCGGCGGCGTGGTCGCGAGCGACCACGTCATCGACACGGTGCTCGACGGTCCGGTCGGCATGTTCAATCACGCGCTGACCTACGGCGGCCATCCCGCGGCCTGCGCCGCAGCGCTCAAGAACCTCGAGATCATGGAGCGCGAGGGCGTCGTGCAGAACGTCGCCGAATTGAGCCCGTACCTGGCCGAGAAGCTCGGCGAGATCCGGGACAACTTCGCGTTCGTCGGCGACCTGCGCGGCGAGGGCTTCCACCGGTCCTTCGAACTGGTCACGAACCGCGAGTCGAAGCGCTGGGACAGCGAGCGCGTCAGCGCCGACGACTTCGTGGGGGAGCACCTCAACCCCGCGCTCGGCGAGGTCGGACTGCTCGCACGCGTCGCGATCGATGCCGAGGGCAATCCGCTCGTGCAGTTCTCCCCGCCGCTCGTCATGACCCGTGACGACATCGACGAGCTCGCCGATCTCATTGACCGCGCCTTCTCGGCCGCCGCGACCAGCGCCGGTATCTGA
- a CDS encoding MFS transporter, which translates to MSTPEAPRELSDLVDRKSLRKSVVAGSIGVLVHWFDWAVYAYMAATIAVIFFPESDRTAGLLATFAVFAVSFLVRPIGAIIFGRLGDRLGRKQTLSIVILAMAVSTLVLGLLPGYATIGIVAPILLIATRIVQGLAAGGEFGSAAAFLGEFSPAKRRGFGVSWLEFGSLLGFLLASFAVFLLNQAFTPEQITDWAWRIPFLITVPLGFIGLYIRRKIEDTPEFEALQKLETVSHAPVKEVFTRNRRQFIQTCGMEIFMNVTFYVVLVYLLTYQETTVGFDPSRAALLSTLASALGLIVVPLAGIASDRVGRKPVLYTAAIALTVLSIPLFLLMQMGTGWSAFVSTLGLALILAIILGTHAVTVVELFPTRTRQTGLSIAYALTAALFAGTAPYLLTWLIDRTGNELVPGYFLAVVGVIGIITVVSIPETRGVRLIKEQDLETTTVELPPELSGR; encoded by the coding sequence ATGTCGACACCCGAAGCCCCCAGAGAACTCAGCGACCTCGTCGATCGGAAGAGTCTGCGCAAGAGCGTGGTCGCCGGTTCGATCGGCGTGCTCGTGCACTGGTTCGACTGGGCCGTCTACGCCTACATGGCCGCGACGATCGCCGTCATCTTCTTCCCCGAGTCCGATCGCACGGCTGGACTGCTCGCGACGTTCGCCGTGTTCGCCGTCTCGTTCCTCGTGCGTCCCATCGGCGCCATCATCTTCGGGCGACTGGGGGATCGGCTCGGGCGCAAGCAGACGCTCTCCATCGTGATCCTCGCGATGGCCGTCTCGACGCTCGTGCTCGGGCTGCTCCCGGGCTACGCGACGATCGGGATCGTCGCGCCGATCCTGCTCATCGCGACCCGCATCGTGCAGGGCCTCGCCGCGGGTGGCGAGTTCGGCAGTGCGGCGGCCTTCCTCGGCGAGTTCTCGCCGGCGAAGCGCCGCGGGTTCGGCGTCAGCTGGCTCGAGTTCGGCAGCCTGCTCGGCTTCCTGCTCGCATCCTTCGCCGTGTTTCTGCTGAACCAGGCGTTCACCCCCGAGCAGATCACCGACTGGGCGTGGCGCATCCCGTTCCTCATCACGGTGCCGCTCGGGTTCATCGGACTCTACATTCGCCGCAAGATCGAGGACACCCCTGAGTTCGAGGCGCTTCAGAAGCTTGAGACCGTCTCGCACGCCCCCGTCAAGGAGGTCTTCACCCGGAACCGGCGCCAGTTCATCCAGACGTGCGGCATGGAGATCTTCATGAACGTCACGTTTTATGTGGTGCTTGTCTACCTGCTCACGTACCAGGAGACGACGGTCGGGTTCGACCCCAGCCGCGCCGCGCTCCTCTCGACGCTCGCGTCGGCGCTCGGCCTCATCGTCGTCCCGCTGGCGGGCATCGCGTCCGATCGCGTGGGCCGGAAGCCGGTGCTGTACACCGCGGCGATCGCGCTCACGGTGCTGTCGATCCCGCTGTTCCTCCTGATGCAGATGGGCACGGGCTGGTCGGCCTTCGTCTCGACGCTCGGCCTCGCGCTGATCCTCGCCATCATCCTCGGCACCCACGCCGTCACGGTCGTCGAGCTCTTCCCGACACGCACCCGCCAGACCGGGCTGTCCATCGCGTACGCCCTCACGGCGGCACTCTTCGCGGGTACGGCGCCCTACCTGCTCACCTGGCTCATCGATCGCACCGGGAACGAACTGGTGCCCGGGTACTTCCTCGCCGTCGTGGGCGTGATCGGGATTATCACCGTCGTCTCGATTCCCGAAACCCGCGGGGTGCGCCTCATCAAGGAGCAGGACCTCGAGACGACGACTGTCGAGCTCCCGCCCGAGCTGAGCGGGCGCTGA
- a CDS encoding cytosine permease, whose product MSDSPPQLAASTTKIITFERRHIRPIPLDERQGTTRGLFFVWLGINMLPLTVVTGALGPTLFGLTLGWTILAVVLGNVVGGIGAALHASQGPQLGIPQMLQARGQFGFTGGSLLALIAVIMFLGFFASNLVVAAQSFAAVFSGVSVDVGIIVCAAIALIVAIFGYDLVRKMMGIFSVFIGVLVAISIVIVVSNPATFETTADLGYNTAGFFGMLAIGVTWQLAYAPYVSDYSRYMPREGGAKQAFWATYCGLVLGTVLVMVLGALVGLTTADGDAMSALGALLGGFGPVVLFGFGAASAVINSANIYSGVMSSLTVLETISAKIRINTSKRVIMTVAYALIALLAAVFGKNDFLLVFKDFVTILLYVLIPWSAINLADYFILRKGHYRVEDMFRRDGGIYGRWDAIGLIAYAIGLAVQIPFMVTVMYTGPLAAPLGFVDVAWIVGFIVPAIVYIVWKRAAHRV is encoded by the coding sequence ATGAGCGACTCCCCGCCCCAGCTCGCAGCATCCACCACGAAGATCATCACCTTCGAGCGCCGCCACATCCGTCCCATCCCGCTCGACGAGCGGCAGGGCACAACGCGGGGCCTGTTCTTCGTCTGGCTCGGCATCAACATGCTCCCGCTCACGGTCGTGACCGGGGCGCTCGGGCCGACGCTCTTCGGCCTGACGCTCGGCTGGACGATCCTCGCCGTCGTCCTCGGCAATGTTGTCGGCGGCATCGGTGCGGCGCTCCACGCCTCGCAGGGACCGCAGCTCGGCATCCCCCAGATGCTCCAGGCCAGGGGGCAGTTCGGCTTCACCGGCGGCAGCCTGCTCGCGCTCATCGCCGTCATCATGTTCCTCGGCTTCTTCGCCTCCAACCTCGTCGTCGCTGCGCAGAGCTTCGCAGCCGTGTTTTCCGGGGTATCCGTCGACGTCGGCATCATCGTCTGCGCCGCCATCGCGCTCATCGTCGCGATCTTCGGCTACGACCTCGTGCGCAAGATGATGGGCATCTTCTCGGTCTTCATCGGTGTGCTCGTCGCCATCTCGATCGTCATTGTGGTCTCGAACCCGGCGACCTTCGAGACGACCGCCGACCTCGGCTACAACACCGCTGGCTTCTTCGGCATGCTCGCCATCGGCGTCACCTGGCAGCTCGCCTATGCACCGTACGTCTCCGACTACTCGCGCTACATGCCGCGCGAGGGCGGGGCTAAGCAGGCATTTTGGGCGACCTACTGCGGGTTGGTGCTCGGCACAGTGCTCGTCATGGTGCTGGGTGCTCTCGTGGGGCTCACCACGGCGGACGGCGACGCGATGTCGGCGCTCGGCGCGTTGCTCGGCGGCTTCGGGCCGGTCGTGCTCTTCGGGTTCGGCGCCGCCTCGGCGGTCATCAACTCGGCGAACATCTACTCAGGCGTGATGTCGTCGCTCACGGTCCTGGAAACCATCTCGGCGAAGATTCGGATCAACACCTCCAAGCGCGTCATCATGACGGTCGCGTACGCGCTCATCGCGCTCCTCGCAGCCGTCTTCGGTAAGAACGACTTCCTGCTCGTCTTCAAGGACTTCGTCACGATCCTGCTCTACGTGCTGATCCCGTGGTCGGCCATCAACCTCGCGGACTACTTCATCCTGCGCAAAGGCCACTACCGGGTCGAGGACATGTTCCGCCGCGACGGCGGCATCTACGGGCGATGGGACGCGATCGGGCTCATCGCCTATGCGATCGGATTGGCTGTGCAGATCCCGTTCATGGTCACCGTCATGTACACCGGACCGCTCGCCGCCCCGCTCGGGTTCGTCGATGTCGCGTGGATCGTCGGCTTCATCGTCCCCGCCATCGTCTACATCGTCTGGAAGCGGGCGGCCCATCGTGTCTGA
- a CDS encoding aldehyde dehydrogenase translates to MTRTHDEWKTAARELRLDGRAFIDGARVDAASGETIAKTNPATGETISQLASCGEADLDRAVVAARRAYESGEWSCAGAGFRRERLLELARLIEERAEEFALLDTLDMGKPVRETTTIDAPGSAALYRFYGEAIEKHEDRIPVTPPGSTALVTREPLGVVGVIVPWNYPLEIATWKLAPALAAGNAVVVKPPVEASHSALLLAELAVEAGIPAGIVNVVPGRGSVVGKALALHDDVDMVAFTGSTEVAKQLQQYAGQSNMKRLALEAGGKSANLVFADCDDLALAAQKAAFGAFYNQGEVCSANSRVFVERSVVDRFLELFAEAAQAFRPGDPLDPETGVGSLVSETHADSVWATIEHARRDGRIVSGGERPEINGSRAFIEPTIVTDVAPDHEVHTREIFGPVAVVTPFDTEEEAIARANETPYGLAASLWTGSLSRAHRVSSQLVAGTVSVNTVDALGFTTPFGGFKQSGFGRDLSIHALDNYTDFKTTWMQWS, encoded by the coding sequence ATGACCCGCACCCACGACGAGTGGAAGACCGCCGCACGTGAACTGCGCCTCGACGGGCGCGCATTTATCGACGGCGCCCGCGTCGACGCCGCTTCGGGCGAGACGATCGCGAAGACCAACCCCGCCACCGGCGAGACGATCTCGCAGCTCGCCTCCTGCGGCGAGGCCGACCTGGACCGCGCGGTCGTAGCCGCCAGGCGCGCCTACGAGTCCGGGGAGTGGTCGTGTGCCGGTGCCGGGTTCCGGCGCGAGCGACTGCTCGAGCTCGCCCGCCTCATCGAGGAGCGTGCCGAGGAGTTCGCGCTGCTCGACACCCTCGACATGGGGAAGCCGGTTCGCGAGACGACGACGATCGACGCTCCCGGATCGGCCGCGCTCTACCGCTTCTACGGCGAAGCGATCGAGAAGCACGAGGATCGCATCCCCGTCACGCCTCCCGGCTCGACGGCACTCGTCACCCGCGAGCCGCTCGGCGTCGTCGGCGTGATCGTGCCGTGGAACTACCCGCTCGAGATCGCGACCTGGAAGCTCGCCCCGGCACTGGCTGCGGGCAACGCCGTCGTCGTGAAGCCCCCGGTGGAGGCGTCGCACTCGGCGCTGCTGCTCGCCGAACTCGCGGTCGAGGCGGGAATCCCCGCCGGTATCGTGAACGTGGTTCCCGGCCGCGGATCGGTCGTCGGGAAGGCGCTCGCGCTGCACGACGACGTCGACATGGTCGCGTTCACCGGCTCCACCGAGGTCGCGAAGCAGCTGCAGCAGTACGCGGGCCAGTCGAACATGAAGCGCCTCGCCCTCGAAGCGGGCGGCAAGAGTGCGAACCTCGTCTTCGCCGATTGCGACGACCTCGCGCTCGCCGCGCAGAAAGCGGCCTTCGGGGCGTTCTACAACCAGGGCGAGGTGTGCTCCGCGAACTCGCGCGTCTTCGTCGAGCGCTCGGTCGTCGACCGGTTCCTCGAACTGTTCGCCGAGGCCGCGCAGGCGTTCCGTCCCGGTGATCCGCTCGATCCTGAGACCGGCGTCGGCTCGCTCGTCTCCGAGACCCACGCCGACAGCGTCTGGGCGACCATCGAGCACGCGCGCCGCGACGGTCGCATCGTGAGCGGGGGCGAGCGCCCCGAGATCAACGGGTCGCGCGCATTCATCGAGCCGACCATCGTGACCGATGTGGCGCCCGACCACGAGGTGCACACCCGAGAGATCTTCGGGCCCGTCGCGGTCGTGACACCCTTCGATACCGAGGAGGAGGCGATCGCGCGCGCGAACGAGACGCCATACGGCCTCGCCGCGTCGCTGTGGACGGGAAGCCTCTCGCGGGCACACCGGGTCTCGTCGCAGCTCGTCGCCGGCACGGTGTCCGTGAACACCGTCGACGCGCTCGGCTTCACCACTCCGTTCGGCGGGTTCAAGCAGTCCGGCTTCGGCCGCGACCTCTCGATCCACGCACTCGACAACTACACCGATTTCAAGACCACCTGGATGCAGTGGTCCTAG
- a CDS encoding cytosine permease yields the protein MSIEPPPVTQTFKKFEQQHILPIPEDARTGTHWSLGAIWVSLNMMPLTVVTGAVASGAYGLPIGWSIVAILTGNIIGAFGAALHASQGPHLGIPQMLQARAQFGYLGASIFALIALIMFMGLFTSILIVAKDSLLAVFPEFNGTAAILIFAAIGIVLCIFGYDLLSKTMTWLSIVIGLAVALSMVLFWAAPDVPLFRADAAFSFEGFFSMLAIGIVWQLAYAPYVSDYTRYLPKDTGPKAAFWGTYIGLVGSSVFVMTLGVLLGAANPDNPLAALGEYLGPIGLIVLVVFAVSSALINGVELYSAVMNALTVMQSNFRVIITSATRVWTTVVVGVLATLLAILGQGDFITMFESFLTLLLYVLIPWSAINLVDYFVIRKGEYSVGDLFDPEGERYGKWNVVGLVSYGVGLLAQLPFMVNPLFTGPLATLIGGIDIAWIVGFVVTAVVFLILVRVGSKRDRVATVQS from the coding sequence ATGAGCATCGAGCCGCCACCGGTGACCCAGACGTTCAAGAAGTTCGAACAGCAGCACATCCTGCCGATCCCCGAAGACGCCAGGACCGGCACCCACTGGTCCCTCGGTGCCATTTGGGTGAGCCTCAACATGATGCCGCTCACGGTGGTCACCGGTGCGGTCGCGAGTGGCGCCTACGGGCTGCCGATCGGGTGGAGCATCGTCGCGATCCTCACCGGCAATATCATCGGCGCCTTCGGTGCCGCCCTCCACGCCTCGCAGGGGCCGCACCTCGGGATCCCGCAGATGCTGCAGGCCAGAGCCCAGTTCGGCTATTTGGGTGCGAGCATCTTCGCGCTGATCGCACTCATCATGTTCATGGGACTCTTCACGAGCATCCTGATCGTGGCGAAGGACTCGCTGCTGGCAGTGTTCCCCGAGTTCAACGGTACGGCCGCGATCCTGATCTTCGCTGCGATCGGCATCGTGCTCTGCATCTTCGGGTACGACCTGCTCAGCAAGACGATGACCTGGCTATCGATCGTCATCGGCCTCGCCGTCGCACTCTCCATGGTGCTGTTCTGGGCCGCACCCGATGTTCCGCTCTTCCGCGCCGACGCGGCATTCAGCTTCGAGGGCTTCTTCTCCATGCTCGCGATCGGCATCGTATGGCAGTTGGCCTACGCCCCGTACGTCTCCGACTACACCCGCTACCTGCCGAAGGACACCGGCCCGAAGGCCGCGTTCTGGGGCACCTACATCGGACTCGTCGGCAGCTCGGTCTTCGTGATGACGCTCGGCGTGCTGCTCGGCGCCGCGAACCCCGACAACCCGCTGGCCGCGCTCGGGGAGTACCTCGGACCGATCGGACTGATCGTGCTCGTCGTCTTCGCGGTGAGCTCGGCGCTCATCAACGGTGTCGAGCTGTACTCCGCCGTCATGAACGCGCTCACCGTCATGCAGTCGAACTTCAGAGTGATCATCACGTCCGCGACCCGTGTCTGGACGACCGTCGTCGTCGGAGTGCTCGCCACGTTGCTCGCTATTCTCGGGCAGGGCGACTTCATCACCATGTTCGAGAGCTTCCTGACACTGCTCCTCTACGTGCTGATCCCGTGGTCCGCGATCAACCTGGTCGACTACTTCGTGATCCGCAAGGGCGAGTACTCGGTGGGGGACCTCTTCGACCCCGAAGGCGAACGCTACGGCAAGTGGAACGTCGTCGGCCTGGTGAGCTACGGCGTCGGCCTGCTCGCGCAGCTGCCGTTCATGGTGAACCCGCTGTTCACCGGACCGCTCGCGACGCTGATCGGCGGGATCGACATCGCCTGGATCGTCGGCTTCGTGGTGACGGCGGTGGTGTTCCTCATCCTGGTGCGGGTCGGAAGCAAGCGCGACAGAGTGGCCACCGTGCAGAGCTGA
- a CDS encoding PACE efflux transporter gives MTFAGHTRGASAPASTSISTTVTAAVDLRATNRQRYFDTRPVLRRVVYVAGYEGLSVLFTVVVLSALLGHGGGQSTVTAILVSTTATLWNYVWNTIFEAIERRTGAKGRGVRARAVHAIGYEGGVLLFTIPLVAFMLGVSLLEAFAIEGGLLVFFLVFTLIYTWVFDRLFGLPASARK, from the coding sequence GTGACCTTCGCAGGCCACACCCGCGGCGCCTCGGCGCCCGCATCCACATCCATCTCGACCACCGTCACGGCGGCCGTCGATCTGCGTGCGACGAACCGCCAACGATACTTCGATACGAGACCCGTGCTTCGGCGCGTGGTGTACGTCGCCGGCTACGAGGGGCTGAGCGTCCTCTTCACTGTCGTCGTGCTCAGTGCCCTGCTCGGGCACGGCGGCGGGCAGTCGACGGTGACCGCGATCCTGGTCTCGACGACAGCAACGCTCTGGAACTATGTCTGGAACACGATCTTCGAGGCCATCGAACGCCGCACCGGCGCGAAAGGGCGTGGCGTCCGTGCTCGTGCCGTGCACGCGATCGGCTACGAGGGCGGCGTGCTGCTGTTCACGATCCCGCTCGTCGCCTTCATGCTCGGGGTCTCGCTGCTCGAGGCGTTCGCGATCGAGGGAGGCTTGCTCGTGTTCTTCCTCGTCTTCACGCTGATCTACACCTGGGTGTTCGATCGCCTGTTCGGGCTCCCCGCGTCGGCCCGGAAATAG